A section of the Ciceribacter thiooxidans genome encodes:
- a CDS encoding GAF domain-containing protein produces the protein MPRQPNHSDLVYHTASQSSAAASSPIVASWRRCLDLHQLQPEESRKPERVEEAVFRSARERAGHLVSACSEEVDRLYQTVGRSGCCILLSDRDGVVLDRRGAAGDDADFRELGLWPQAVWSEASVGTNGIGTALADQRPVMIHRDQHFLSANTELSCVTAPIRDHLGRVTAALDISTCRNDVTDMALAILSQAVRDAAVRVEATLFRLAFPGARIVMVPAASAGSVALLAVDGDDLVLGATRAARLALKLDDQRIAQGLPASDALCEGRGEGAADLGEAERAALRRALSRTNGNVSQAAQVLGISRATLHRKMKRFALQ, from the coding sequence ATGCCTCGGCAACCCAACCACTCGGACTTGGTCTACCACACCGCGTCGCAGAGCTCGGCAGCAGCCAGTTCGCCGATCGTCGCTTCATGGCGTCGCTGCCTCGACCTCCATCAGCTCCAGCCGGAGGAAAGCCGCAAGCCGGAACGGGTCGAGGAGGCCGTCTTCCGCTCGGCACGGGAGCGGGCAGGTCATCTCGTCTCCGCCTGCAGCGAGGAGGTCGACCGCCTCTATCAGACCGTCGGTCGGTCGGGCTGCTGTATCCTTCTCTCCGACCGCGACGGCGTGGTCCTTGATCGCCGCGGTGCGGCGGGCGACGATGCGGACTTTCGTGAACTCGGGCTTTGGCCGCAGGCCGTCTGGAGCGAGGCGAGTGTCGGAACTAACGGCATCGGCACGGCTCTCGCCGACCAGCGGCCGGTCATGATCCATCGCGACCAGCATTTCTTGAGCGCGAACACGGAGCTCAGCTGCGTCACGGCTCCCATCCGTGATCATCTCGGGCGCGTGACCGCGGCGCTCGACATCTCGACCTGCCGCAACGACGTCACCGACATGGCGCTGGCGATCCTGTCGCAGGCGGTGCGCGATGCTGCCGTCCGCGTCGAGGCGACGCTCTTCAGGCTTGCCTTTCCGGGCGCCCGGATCGTCATGGTACCGGCGGCGAGCGCCGGTTCGGTCGCCCTTCTCGCAGTCGACGGCGACGACCTCGTCCTCGGGGCAACCCGGGCCGCGCGGCTCGCGCTCAAGCTCGACGACCAGCGGATCGCGCAAGGTTTGCCCGCCTCCGACGCGCTCTGCGAGGGCAGGGGCGAGGGTGCGGCCGATCTCGGCGAGGCGGAACGCGCCGCACTTCGCCGGGCACTCTCGCGCACCAACGGCAACGTTTCGCAGGCGGCCCAGGTGCTCGGCATCAGCCGCGCGACCCTGCACCGCAAAATGAAGCGTTTCGCGCTTCAGTGA
- the adh gene encoding aldehyde dehydrogenase — MNIQVQTIAQSPFKLRYGNFIGGEWRDPVNGRYFDNITPVTGGKLCEVARSDEHDINLALDAAHAAKDKWGRTSTTERANILNKVADRMEANLELLARAETWDNGKPLRETMVADIPLAIDHFRYFAACVRAQEGSIGEVDHDTIAYHFHEPLGVVGQIIPWNFPLLMAAWKVAPALAAGNCIVLKPAEQTPASILVLMDLVGDLLPPGVLNVVNGFGLEAGKPLATSPRIAKIAFTGETSTGRLIMQYASQNLIPVTLELGGKSPNIFFEDVMREDDDYLDKALEGFAMFALNQGEVCTCPSRALVHEKIYDRFMEKAIKRVEAVVQGDPLAMSTMIGAQASSEQLEKIMSYIDIGKQEGAEVLTGGYRNQLPGELSGGYYVKPTVFKGNNKMRVFQEEIFGPVVSVTTFKDEAEALEIANDSLYGLGAGVWSRDANTCYHFGRNIQAGRVWTNCYHAYPAHAAFGGYKQSGIGRETHKMMLDHYQQTKNMLVSYSPKALGFF; from the coding sequence ATGAATATCCAAGTCCAGACCATTGCCCAGAGCCCGTTCAAGCTGCGCTACGGCAACTTCATCGGCGGCGAGTGGCGCGATCCGGTGAACGGTCGTTACTTCGACAACATTACGCCTGTGACCGGCGGCAAGCTCTGCGAGGTCGCCCGCTCCGACGAGCACGACATCAACCTCGCGCTCGATGCGGCACACGCCGCCAAGGACAAATGGGGCCGCACCTCGACCACCGAGCGCGCCAACATCCTGAACAAGGTTGCCGATCGCATGGAAGCCAATCTCGAGCTTCTTGCGCGCGCCGAGACCTGGGACAACGGCAAGCCGTTGCGCGAAACGATGGTCGCCGACATTCCGCTCGCCATCGATCACTTCCGCTATTTCGCGGCCTGCGTCCGCGCCCAGGAAGGTTCGATCGGCGAAGTCGACCACGACACCATCGCCTACCATTTCCATGAGCCGCTCGGCGTCGTCGGCCAGATCATCCCGTGGAACTTCCCGCTGCTGATGGCCGCATGGAAGGTCGCCCCGGCGCTCGCCGCCGGCAACTGCATCGTGCTGAAGCCGGCCGAGCAGACCCCGGCCTCGATCCTCGTCCTGATGGATCTCGTCGGTGATCTCCTGCCGCCCGGCGTGCTCAACGTCGTCAACGGCTTCGGCCTCGAAGCCGGCAAGCCGCTCGCGACCAGCCCGCGGATCGCCAAGATCGCCTTCACCGGCGAGACCTCGACCGGCCGGCTGATCATGCAGTATGCCTCGCAGAACCTGATCCCCGTCACGCTGGAGCTCGGCGGCAAGTCGCCGAACATCTTCTTCGAGGATGTTATGCGCGAAGACGACGACTACCTCGACAAGGCGCTCGAAGGTTTTGCAATGTTCGCGCTCAACCAGGGCGAGGTCTGCACCTGCCCGAGCCGCGCGCTGGTGCACGAGAAGATCTACGACCGCTTCATGGAGAAGGCGATCAAGCGCGTCGAAGCCGTCGTCCAGGGCGACCCGCTCGCCATGTCGACCATGATCGGTGCCCAGGCCTCTTCCGAGCAGCTCGAAAAGATCATGTCCTATATCGACATCGGCAAGCAGGAAGGTGCGGAAGTGCTGACCGGCGGCTACCGCAACCAGCTGCCGGGCGAGCTCTCCGGCGGCTACTACGTCAAGCCGACGGTCTTCAAGGGCAACAACAAGATGCGCGTCTTCCAGGAGGAAATCTTCGGGCCGGTCGTTTCGGTCACGACCTTCAAGGACGAGGCAGAAGCGCTCGAGATCGCCAACGACTCGCTCTACGGTCTCGGCGCCGGCGTGTGGAGCCGCGATGCGAACACCTGCTACCACTTCGGTCGCAACATCCAGGCCGGTCGCGTCTGGACCAACTGCTACCACGCCTATCCGGCCCATGCGGCCTTCGGTGGCTACAAGCAGTCCGGCATCGGTCGCGAGACCCACAAGATGATGCTCGACCACTACCAGCAGACCAAGAACATGCTGGTCAGCTACAGCCCGAAGGCACTCGGCTTCTTCTGA
- a CDS encoding DUF779 domain-containing protein translates to MTENPVAEPRVIATEAALDFLAEIRQDHPDILFHQSGGCCDGSSPMCYPASEYRVGETDVKLGEIGGVPFYISGSQYEVWKHTQLIIDVVPGRGGMFSLDNGRERRFLTRSRVFGSNEVMCSIPTLPRP, encoded by the coding sequence ATGACCGAAAATCCCGTCGCCGAACCACGGGTGATCGCCACCGAGGCGGCACTCGATTTTCTTGCAGAGATCCGGCAAGATCACCCCGACATCCTTTTCCATCAGTCCGGGGGATGTTGCGACGGCTCCTCGCCGATGTGCTATCCGGCGAGCGAATACCGGGTCGGCGAGACGGACGTGAAGCTCGGCGAGATCGGCGGCGTACCGTTCTATATCAGCGGCAGCCAATACGAAGTCTGGAAACACACCCAGCTCATCATCGACGTGGTGCCGGGCAGGGGCGGGATGTTTTCGCTCGACAACGGCCGGGAGCGGCGGTTCCTCACGCGGTCGCGGGTGTTCGGGAGCAACGAGGTCATGTGCAGCATTCCTACTTTGCCCCGACCCTGA
- a CDS encoding methyl-accepting chemotaxis protein gives MSRNSIQTDRIRPLSSVKAKFAGLVVGATLVSCMAVGLLSYQIGKVGLIEASKLRLESVAANQSKEVTAYLDRVGQSLAEIAQNTAVGEATEMMVNIIPVEAPTIKKVFQPEGSTVEQRIAIDGSKQKLLYGVRHAAIHGTLSSTWKNANVSDILVADVNGTIVYTVTKGGELLTTLDDPANARLKELAERVKAGGDRDVHFSPFGDYPYEAGTPSAFIAQPLAISVWGETQRKGTVFIRVSAEKLSQMMKPDGLGTTIDDAFLLSDDGSLRGGTITGGKDAVVAPELVDAAKSGASGATFANSANGTSFYSYLPVDLFGQRHLLAIGQEDTKVLASANDLAKWAFLATVAVLAIMGLVGTLVSSSLTRPLTELAKLMNRLNQGDRNIEIRAAGRPDEIGVMARALDAFRTSALEKDRMETEAVERGAEIEQERRQREAEKARSAQELEDAVSALAGGLQELAGGKLNVRIDTPFVSSLDHLRLDFNQSLEHLEQAIRAISESADTIRGGSAGLKSASEDLAQRTERQAASLEEAAAALGDMTGSVNDALKRCETAVQVAAESLAGAKTSSSVVSEAITAMERIEGSSSKIRQIIDVIDQIAFQTNLLALNAGVEAARAGDAGKGFAVVAQEVRELAQRSSGAARDISQLINTSTTDVEGGVALVLKTGDSLHQIETNIAAINDQIGAIAAASREQSMRLSEINASVNALDHVTQQNAAMVEETTASAFALASEADGLTGQVNRFTVDRGAAARRQAA, from the coding sequence ATGTCGCGAAACAGTATCCAGACGGACAGAATCCGTCCCCTGTCGTCCGTCAAGGCGAAGTTCGCCGGCCTCGTCGTCGGAGCCACCCTGGTCTCTTGCATGGCGGTCGGCCTGTTGAGTTACCAGATCGGCAAGGTGGGCCTGATCGAGGCCAGCAAGCTCAGACTGGAATCGGTCGCAGCAAACCAGTCGAAGGAAGTCACCGCCTATCTCGACCGCGTAGGCCAGTCGCTGGCCGAGATCGCGCAGAACACGGCGGTCGGCGAAGCGACGGAGATGATGGTCAACATCATTCCGGTCGAGGCTCCGACGATCAAGAAGGTCTTCCAGCCCGAAGGCTCCACCGTCGAACAGCGCATCGCAATCGACGGCAGCAAGCAGAAACTGCTCTACGGCGTGCGGCATGCCGCCATCCACGGCACGCTCTCGAGCACGTGGAAGAACGCCAATGTCAGCGACATCCTGGTTGCCGACGTCAACGGCACGATCGTCTATACCGTGACGAAGGGTGGCGAACTTCTGACGACGCTCGATGATCCGGCCAACGCCCGCCTGAAGGAACTCGCCGAACGGGTGAAGGCCGGCGGCGACCGCGACGTCCATTTCTCGCCGTTCGGTGATTACCCCTACGAGGCAGGAACTCCCTCGGCCTTCATCGCGCAGCCGCTCGCCATTTCCGTCTGGGGCGAGACACAGCGGAAGGGAACCGTCTTCATCCGCGTTTCCGCCGAAAAGCTCTCGCAGATGATGAAGCCCGACGGCCTGGGCACGACGATCGACGACGCCTTCCTCCTCAGTGACGACGGCAGCCTGCGGGGCGGCACAATCACCGGCGGCAAGGACGCAGTCGTCGCGCCCGAACTCGTCGACGCAGCGAAATCCGGCGCCAGCGGCGCGACTTTCGCCAATTCGGCGAACGGCACGTCCTTCTACTCCTATCTCCCCGTCGACCTCTTCGGACAACGGCATCTCCTCGCCATCGGCCAGGAAGATACAAAGGTGCTGGCCTCGGCCAATGATCTCGCGAAATGGGCGTTCCTCGCGACCGTCGCCGTCCTCGCCATCATGGGACTGGTCGGAACGCTGGTCTCTTCGAGCCTTACACGCCCGCTGACGGAACTCGCCAAGCTGATGAACCGCCTCAACCAGGGCGACCGGAACATCGAGATCCGCGCCGCCGGCAGGCCGGATGAGATCGGCGTGATGGCGCGCGCACTGGACGCGTTCCGCACCAGCGCGCTTGAAAAGGACCGGATGGAGACCGAAGCCGTCGAACGCGGCGCAGAGATCGAACAGGAGCGCCGTCAGCGTGAAGCAGAAAAGGCACGCAGCGCGCAGGAACTCGAAGATGCGGTTTCAGCGCTTGCCGGCGGCCTGCAGGAGCTCGCCGGAGGCAAATTGAACGTGCGGATCGACACGCCCTTCGTGTCCTCGCTCGATCACCTCCGCCTCGACTTCAACCAGTCGCTCGAACATCTCGAACAGGCGATCCGCGCGATCAGCGAAAGCGCCGACACGATCCGCGGCGGTTCTGCCGGCCTCAAGTCCGCGTCGGAAGACCTCGCGCAGCGGACGGAACGCCAGGCGGCTTCGCTCGAGGAAGCGGCCGCCGCCCTCGGCGACATGACCGGCTCGGTCAATGACGCCCTGAAGCGTTGCGAGACGGCGGTGCAGGTCGCGGCCGAAAGCCTTGCCGGTGCGAAGACCTCGTCTTCGGTCGTCAGCGAAGCGATCACCGCGATGGAGCGTATCGAAGGCTCCTCCTCGAAGATCCGCCAGATCATTGACGTCATCGACCAGATCGCCTTCCAGACGAACCTGCTTGCGCTCAATGCAGGCGTCGAGGCGGCCCGGGCCGGCGACGCCGGCAAGGGTTTTGCCGTCGTCGCGCAGGAAGTCCGCGAACTGGCGCAGAGGTCGTCCGGTGCGGCCCGCGATATCAGCCAGCTCATCAACACGTCGACCACCGACGTCGAGGGCGGCGTCGCACTGGTGTTGAAGACCGGCGACAGCCTGCATCAGATCGAGACGAACATCGCAGCGATAAACGACCAGATCGGCGCGATTGCCGCGGCCTCCCGCGAGCAGTCGATGCGGCTCTCTGAGATCAACGCTTCGGTCAATGCGCTCGACCATGTGACACAGCAGAATGCCGCGATGGTCGAGGAAACCACGGCAAGTGCCTTCGCTCTGGCAAGCGAGGCAGACGGCCTTACCGGTCAGGTAAACCGCTTCACCGTCGACCGGGGCGCGGCCGCAAGACGCCAGGCGGCCTGA
- a CDS encoding ribose-phosphate pyrophosphokinase: MKVFAGNSNRQLAEAICNYLNVPLGKATVRRFADQEIFVEIQENVRGEDVFVVQSTSFPANDHLMELLIMIDAFRRSSARRITAVLPYFGYARQDRKPGPRTPISAKLVANLITEAGADRVLTLDLHAGQIQGFFDIPTDNLYAVPILARDVKEHYDLKNVMVVSPDVGGVVRARSLAKRLDCLLAIVDKRRDRPGESEVMNVIGDVTGKDCILIDDIVDSGGTLCNAAEALLKNGATSVTAYITHGVLSGGAVTRVASSKLRELVITDSIQPTTAVQSAHNIRVLTTANLLGEAINRTSAEASVSSLFD, translated from the coding sequence ATGAAGGTTTTCGCGGGGAATTCGAACCGGCAGTTGGCCGAGGCGATCTGCAATTATCTCAATGTTCCTCTTGGGAAAGCCACCGTTCGGCGGTTCGCGGACCAGGAAATTTTCGTAGAGATCCAGGAAAATGTCCGCGGCGAGGACGTTTTCGTCGTCCAGTCGACGTCCTTTCCTGCCAACGACCACCTGATGGAACTGCTGATCATGATCGATGCGTTCCGTCGATCCTCAGCGCGCCGCATCACCGCCGTGCTTCCCTATTTCGGCTATGCCCGCCAGGACCGCAAACCGGGGCCCCGCACCCCGATCTCGGCGAAACTGGTCGCCAACCTCATCACCGAAGCCGGCGCCGACCGCGTACTGACCCTCGACCTGCATGCCGGTCAGATCCAGGGCTTCTTCGATATCCCGACCGACAACCTCTACGCCGTGCCGATCCTCGCCCGCGACGTGAAGGAGCACTACGACCTCAAGAACGTGATGGTCGTCTCGCCGGACGTCGGCGGCGTCGTGCGTGCTCGCTCGCTCGCCAAGCGCCTCGACTGTCTGCTGGCGATCGTCGACAAGCGCCGCGACCGTCCGGGTGAATCCGAAGTCATGAACGTGATCGGCGACGTCACCGGCAAGGATTGCATCCTGATCGACGACATCGTCGACTCGGGCGGCACGCTCTGCAACGCCGCCGAGGCCCTGCTGAAGAACGGCGCGACCAGCGTGACGGCCTACATCACCCACGGCGTGCTCTCGGGCGGTGCGGTGACCCGCGTCGCCTCTTCCAAGCTGCGCGAGCTGGTGATCACCGACTCCATCCAGCCGACGACCGCCGTCCAGTCCGCCCACAACATCCGCGTGCTGACGACCGCCAACCTGCTGGGCGAGGCGATCAACCGCACGAGCGCGGAAGCCTCGGTCTCGAGCCTCTTCGATTGA